A window from Kovacikia minuta CCNUW1 encodes these proteins:
- a CDS encoding PPC domain-containing protein, producing the protein MLTQMNRLQGFDAVAPTATPSQGQQALRLFSDSHIEQFDSVRWGSHQSRSGSSNVAAFSGGRQFGGNYGSNTRFSGSNSSQSIDTLNSGLSIGALAPSAGVGVTTTDFVGNNRGTAYNIGDLNNFNFNWNDSVSTSDADDFFRVRMTNAGVANFSLSGMSADADLYLYNSSGGLITYSNAGGASNESISRFLAAGTYYLQVHSFAGSTTNYHLNTNGAGPATDPGSSRFSAHDLGNINRSSRGWNDYVGSGDASDWHHFELTESTNWHLSLTGLSADADVALYNSNGAFITSSTAGGSANESINRFLTAGDYYVQVYQYSGSTNYSLGMSAGYSLVLRHSYRVWNAGRR; encoded by the coding sequence ATGCTCACACAGATGAATCGGTTACAGGGGTTCGATGCAGTTGCCCCCACTGCTACTCCGTCCCAGGGACAGCAGGCTTTAAGACTGTTTTCTGACTCCCATATTGAACAGTTTGACTCTGTTCGTTGGGGGAGTCACCAATCCCGATCAGGCAGTTCAAACGTGGCTGCCTTTTCCGGTGGTCGTCAGTTTGGTGGAAATTATGGATCGAACACTCGGTTTTCTGGCTCAAACTCCAGCCAATCGATCGATACACTCAACTCCGGACTGTCCATTGGTGCCCTTGCCCCTTCAGCCGGAGTCGGTGTTACCACGACGGATTTTGTCGGCAACAACCGGGGCACTGCCTATAACATTGGTGATCTGAACAACTTTAATTTCAACTGGAACGACTCCGTCAGCACCAGCGATGCCGATGACTTCTTCCGCGTGCGGATGACCAACGCCGGTGTTGCCAACTTTTCCCTCTCTGGCATGAGTGCTGATGCCGATCTTTACCTCTACAACAGCAGCGGTGGACTCATCACCTACTCTAACGCTGGAGGAGCCAGCAACGAATCGATTAGCCGTTTCCTGGCGGCGGGAACCTACTATCTGCAAGTTCACTCCTTTGCAGGTTCCACCACCAATTACCACCTGAATACAAATGGTGCAGGACCGGCAACCGATCCGGGCAGCAGCCGTTTTAGTGCCCACGATTTGGGTAACATCAACCGTAGTTCGCGTGGCTGGAATGACTATGTGGGTAGCGGTGACGCCAGCGATTGGCATCACTTTGAACTGACAGAAAGCACTAACTGGCACCTCTCGCTTACCGGGTTGAGTGCCGATGCGGATGTGGCACTGTACAACAGTAACGGCGCTTTCATTACCAGTTCTACTGCGGGGGGAAGTGCCAATGAGTCAATTAACCGATTTTTGACCGCTGGCGACTATTACGTACAGGTTTATCAATATAGCGGTTCCACCAACTATAGTCTTGGAATGAGTGCGGGATACTCCCTGGTATTACGGCACTCGTACAGAGTATGGAACGCTGGGCGCAGATAG
- the aroC gene encoding chorismate synthase, which yields MSNTFGHLFRITTFGESHGGGVGVVIDGCPPRLEITAAEIQFELDRRRPGQSKITTPRKEDDRCEILSGVFEGKTLGTPISILVRNKDQRSQDYDEMAVKYRPSHADATYDAKYGIRNYQGGGRSSARETIGRVAAGAIAKKILHQVAGVEIVSYVKRIKDLEGIIDPETVTLEQVESNIVRCPDPEAADRMIDLIEQIRNQGDSLGGVVECVVRHVPKGLGMPVFDKLEADLAKAVMSLPATKGFEIGSGFSGTLMTGSEHNDEFYTDDEGNIRTVTNRSGGVQGGISNGENILIRIAFKPTATIRKEQRTVTHEGEEVTLAAKGRHDPCVLPRAVPMVEAMVALVLCDHLLRQKGQCEVL from the coding sequence ATGAGCAACACCTTTGGACATCTGTTTCGGATTACAACCTTTGGCGAATCCCACGGTGGGGGTGTGGGCGTTGTGATTGATGGTTGCCCGCCCCGGTTGGAGATTACAGCGGCAGAAATTCAGTTTGAACTTGATCGCCGCCGCCCCGGTCAAAGCAAAATCACCACACCACGTAAGGAAGACGATCGTTGCGAAATTCTATCGGGTGTATTTGAGGGCAAAACGTTGGGTACCCCAATTTCTATCCTGGTTCGCAACAAAGACCAGCGATCGCAGGACTATGACGAGATGGCAGTCAAATATCGCCCTTCCCACGCCGATGCCACCTATGATGCTAAATATGGAATTCGCAATTACCAGGGAGGAGGGCGTTCTTCCGCCAGAGAGACGATCGGGAGGGTGGCAGCGGGGGCAATTGCCAAAAAAATCCTCCATCAAGTTGCCGGTGTTGAAATCGTCAGCTATGTCAAACGGATCAAAGACCTGGAAGGCATCATCGATCCAGAAACCGTCACGCTAGAACAGGTCGAAAGCAACATCGTCCGCTGCCCTGACCCGGAAGCCGCCGATCGCATGATTGATCTGATTGAGCAGATCCGCAACCAGGGTGATTCCCTCGGTGGCGTGGTCGAATGCGTCGTCCGCCATGTCCCCAAAGGTCTGGGAATGCCCGTATTCGACAAACTGGAAGCCGATTTGGCAAAAGCGGTTATGTCTCTTCCTGCCACCAAAGGGTTTGAAATTGGCTCCGGTTTTTCAGGCACCTTGATGACAGGCAGCGAACATAACGACGAATTTTACACCGATGACGAGGGCAATATCCGCACCGTCACCAATCGTTCTGGTGGGGTTCAGGGGGGTATCTCCAACGGAGAAAATATCCTCATCCGAATCGCCTTCAAACCCACCGCCACCATCCGTAAGGAGCAACGCACGGTCACCCATGAAGGGGAAGAAGTTACCCTGGCAGCCAAAGGTCGCCACGATCCCTGCGTTTTACCCAGGGCTGTGCCAATGGTGGAAGCGATGGTTGCCCTTGTCTTGTGCGATCACCTGCTGCGTCAGAAAGGACAATGCGAAGTGCTTTAG
- a CDS encoding GuaB3 family IMP dehydrogenase-related protein, producing MDIQIGRGKTARRAYGIDEIALVPGPRTLDPSLADTHWRIGGIEREIPIIASAMDGVVDVQMAVRLSQLGALGVLNLEGIQTRYENPDPILDEIAAVGKEEFVTLMQRLYAKPVQPELIQRRIQEIKQQGGIAAVSATPAGAVKYGSAVAQAGADLFFVQATVVSTAHLSPDSVTPLDLAHFCQDMPIPVILGNCVTYEVSLNLMKAGATAILVGIGPGAACTSRGVLGVGVPQATAIADCAAARDDYFRETGNYVSVIADGGLITGGDICKCIACGADGVMIGSPFARATEAPGRGYHWGMATPSPVLPRGTRIRVGTTGTLEQILRGPAQLDDGTHNLLGALQTSMGTLGAKNIKEMQQVEVVIAPSLLTEGKVYQKAQQLGMGK from the coding sequence GTGGACATTCAAATTGGTAGGGGCAAAACTGCCCGTAGGGCTTACGGTATTGACGAAATCGCTCTGGTTCCCGGACCACGCACGCTTGATCCCAGTCTGGCAGATACCCACTGGCGCATCGGCGGGATTGAGCGAGAAATTCCGATTATTGCCAGTGCAATGGATGGGGTGGTGGATGTGCAGATGGCGGTCAGGCTATCCCAGTTAGGAGCGTTAGGCGTACTGAATTTGGAAGGAATTCAGACCCGCTACGAGAATCCTGACCCTATTCTGGATGAAATTGCTGCGGTCGGAAAAGAAGAATTTGTCACATTAATGCAGCGGCTTTATGCTAAACCCGTTCAACCGGAACTGATTCAACGACGAATTCAGGAAATCAAGCAGCAGGGCGGAATTGCAGCAGTCAGCGCAACACCAGCCGGAGCAGTAAAGTATGGCTCTGCGGTAGCCCAGGCCGGGGCTGATCTATTTTTTGTCCAGGCAACCGTGGTTTCAACGGCTCACCTGTCGCCCGATTCGGTTACACCATTGGATCTGGCCCATTTCTGCCAGGATATGCCGATTCCTGTAATTTTGGGGAACTGTGTCACCTATGAGGTTTCCCTGAATCTGATGAAAGCGGGAGCAACCGCAATTCTGGTCGGAATTGGCCCCGGAGCCGCCTGCACCTCTCGCGGGGTATTGGGGGTGGGAGTGCCTCAAGCAACGGCGATCGCTGACTGTGCCGCCGCCCGTGATGATTATTTCCGCGAAACTGGCAACTATGTTTCTGTAATTGCTGATGGCGGCTTAATTACAGGGGGTGACATTTGCAAATGCATTGCCTGCGGTGCCGATGGAGTAATGATTGGCTCTCCCTTCGCCCGTGCCACAGAAGCTCCTGGACGGGGCTACCATTGGGGTATGGCAACACCCAGTCCCGTTCTACCACGGGGTACCCGCATTCGCGTTGGAACCACAGGGACTCTAGAACAAATTCTGCGTGGACCTGCCCAACTGGATGACGGCACCCACAACCTGTTGGGCGCTTTGCAAACCAGTATGGGGACTTTGGGGGCAAAAAATATTAAAGAAATGCAACAGGTTGAAGTCGTGATTGCTCCCTCCCTCCTGACGGAAGGGAAGGTCTACCAGAAAGCCCAGCAGCTAGGCATGGGGAAATAG
- a CDS encoding aminotransferase class I/II-fold pyridoxal phosphate-dependent enzyme, which yields MPTDPYGWMEPALATIHRANWYRQVQSIGSRPGALVLLEGQQVINFASNDYLGLAGDDRLIQAAIAATQKYGTGSTGSRLISGHRDLHQDLERAIADLKQTEAALVFSSGYLANLGTVSALVGKRDLILADQYNHSSLKNGAILSGATILEYAHCDLENLRQLLEPRDRYRRCLILTDSVFSMDGDLCPLPELLHLAEQFDSMLLIDEAHATGVLGKTGAGCVEHFGCTGRSLIQIGTLSKALGSLGGYVAGSATLIDFLRNRSPGWIYTTGLSPADTAAALAAVAIVQQEPQRRTQLWQNVNDLKHLLDQEFSFQPSAIRHPPSVISSSSPFPNFNSKFKIQNSKFSLSHTPHPTPHTPILCLPLDNPAIAIQLARALQQSGFFAPAVRPPTVPTSRLRLTLMATHTPTHLEQFVAALKSTLQNLLP from the coding sequence ATGCCCACTGATCCCTATGGCTGGATGGAGCCAGCGTTAGCAACCATCCATCGTGCAAATTGGTATCGCCAGGTCCAATCGATCGGCAGTCGTCCGGGTGCCTTGGTACTGCTAGAAGGGCAGCAGGTCATCAACTTTGCCAGCAATGACTACTTGGGATTGGCAGGGGACGATCGCCTGATTCAAGCCGCGATCGCTGCCACGCAGAAGTACGGCACAGGCAGCACAGGTTCTCGCCTGATCAGTGGTCATCGGGATTTGCACCAAGACCTGGAGCGGGCGATCGCTGACCTGAAACAAACCGAAGCTGCCCTGGTCTTCAGTTCTGGTTATCTGGCAAACCTGGGAACGGTCAGCGCTCTGGTGGGCAAACGCGATTTAATCCTGGCAGATCAGTACAACCATTCCAGCCTCAAAAATGGTGCCATCCTTAGTGGTGCGACTATCCTGGAATATGCCCATTGCGATCTGGAAAATTTGCGGCAACTGCTGGAGCCTCGAGATCGCTACCGTCGCTGCCTCATCCTGACGGACAGCGTGTTCAGCATGGATGGCGACCTCTGCCCATTACCAGAATTGCTGCATCTGGCAGAGCAATTCGATTCCATGCTGCTTATTGACGAAGCCCACGCTACTGGAGTGCTGGGCAAAACCGGAGCTGGTTGTGTGGAGCATTTTGGCTGCACCGGACGATCGCTGATCCAGATTGGCACCCTTAGCAAAGCCCTGGGCAGTCTGGGCGGATATGTTGCAGGCTCCGCCACCCTGATTGATTTTTTACGCAATCGCTCTCCAGGGTGGATTTACACGACAGGATTATCTCCCGCAGATACAGCCGCAGCCTTAGCAGCAGTGGCGATCGTCCAACAAGAACCCCAGCGCCGGACGCAGCTCTGGCAGAACGTGAATGATCTCAAGCATCTGCTCGATCAAGAATTTTCCTTTCAGCCATCCGCCATCCGCCATCCGCCATCCGTGATCAGTTCCTCCTCCCCATTCCCCAACTTCAATTCAAAATTCAAAATTCAAAATTCAAAATTCTCCCTCTCCCACACCCCACACCCCACACCCCACACCCCCATCCTTTGCCTTCCCCTGGACAACCCAGCGATCGCAATTCAACTCGCCAGAGCTTTGCAACAGTCAGGATTCTTTGCTCCTGCCGTTCGTCCCCCCACCGTGCCCACTAGCCGCCTGCGGTTAACCCTGATGGCGACCCATACCCCCACCCACTTAGAACAGTTCGTTGCCGCATTGAAAAGCACCCTTCAAAATTTGTTACCCTAA
- a CDS encoding HEAT repeat domain-containing protein — MPDTLQSLIQAVEAADSAKRLADAVQNLANAHLQGATPTLIAALGYNNPGAAVAAVDGLVQIGEPAVPLLLEQLDSHNYTARAWAIRALAGIGDPRGLVTLLGAATADFSLSVRRAAARGLGMMRWHWFPQDLLEIAQEEALDALLFVAQQDEEWVVRYSAVVGLQALAGAIALTHPDWLAQIRSQFEQMATNDASPAVRARVWRAQQLLEAGAARNPQPLDDKPSSLEETDWQTILQNLYARKSEERSVLSEGDPRRYRDLAAAISPQTLD, encoded by the coding sequence ATGCCTGACACTCTCCAATCCCTGATCCAAGCCGTCGAAGCAGCAGACTCCGCTAAACGTCTGGCTGATGCCGTTCAAAATTTAGCAAACGCCCACCTGCAAGGGGCGACTCCAACTCTGATTGCGGCGCTGGGGTATAACAATCCGGGGGCAGCGGTTGCCGCAGTGGATGGGTTGGTGCAGATTGGTGAACCCGCAGTTCCCCTGTTGTTGGAACAACTAGACTCGCACAACTACACCGCACGCGCGTGGGCAATTCGGGCGCTGGCAGGAATTGGTGACCCCAGGGGATTGGTAACCCTGCTGGGAGCAGCAACCGCTGATTTTTCTCTGAGTGTGCGGCGTGCGGCTGCCAGAGGGTTAGGGATGATGCGGTGGCACTGGTTCCCGCAGGATTTGTTGGAAATTGCCCAGGAGGAAGCCCTGGATGCTTTGCTGTTTGTGGCGCAACAGGATGAGGAATGGGTGGTGCGCTATTCGGCAGTGGTTGGTTTACAGGCTCTGGCAGGGGCGATCGCCCTCACCCATCCCGACTGGCTGGCGCAAATTCGCTCCCAGTTTGAGCAGATGGCAACGAATGATGCCAGTCCGGCGGTGCGTGCCCGTGTCTGGAGGGCGCAGCAGTTACTCGAAGCAGGAGCAGCAAGAAACCCCCAACCCCTTGATGACAAACCTTCTAGTTTGGAAGAGACGGATTGGCAAACAATCCTGCAAAATCTGTACGCTCGTAAATCCGAGGAACGATCGGTTCTATCTGAGGGTGATCCACGTCGTTATCGAGATCTGGCAGCGGCGATCTCGCCTCAAACTTTAGATTAG
- a CDS encoding type II toxin-antitoxin system VapC family toxin: protein MRYLLDTCVISDFIKGEPGTQARLKQTLPTNIAVSAITVMELYYGLQLNPQRAQKIEPVITSFLSSVTILPFDAPESKQSAQIRAVLKTQGQQIGAYDVLIAATALQHSLLMVTANQREFIRIPGLQTENWRQP from the coding sequence ATGCGCTACCTGCTTGATACCTGTGTCATTAGCGATTTCATTAAAGGCGAACCTGGTACCCAAGCTCGACTTAAGCAAACACTACCTACTAACATTGCAGTTTCGGCGATCACTGTGATGGAGTTGTACTATGGGCTACAACTCAATCCTCAACGTGCTCAAAAGATTGAACCTGTTATCACCAGTTTCCTCAGTTCCGTCACTATCCTGCCCTTTGATGCTCCCGAATCTAAACAGTCAGCTCAAATTCGCGCTGTTCTCAAAACTCAAGGACAGCAAATCGGTGCCTATGATGTTTTGATAGCGGCAACTGCTCTTCAGCATAGCCTGCTCATGGTCACTGCCAATCAACGGGAGTTTATTCGAATTCCTGGTTTGCAGACTGAAAACTGGCGACAGCCTTAA
- a CDS encoding glycerol-3-phosphate acyltransferase, with translation MTLTQVGGAFLIFILCPLLGGVPLIAWITRALTGRQIRQLGTGNVSVSAAFYHGGKWVGMLAVLSEALKGVAAVLLARAFFPLDPVWEIVALIALVMGRYWFGKGAGTTNVAWGYVAHDPITAALVFVISGIGFTILRERKQGRLSVLVLFPLITALRHPQEGELIGAAIALAVLLGWIYRKIPDDLDMTPDAGQADSQGVFRFFRGDRAVQSLDQVLDARKAGHKAATLSQLKRLGYPVPMGWILVPGDDPDPLFEILKPSPKAPLVVRSSAVGEDSETASAAGQYETILSITSREQLMPAMLALFCFLRSRLSRAISTRSPTARSSYGRADSKAGAGGFFRCCL, from the coding sequence ATGACGTTGACACAAGTTGGGGGCGCATTTTTAATTTTTATCCTTTGCCCGCTGTTAGGGGGGGTGCCCCTGATTGCCTGGATTACCCGTGCGCTTACAGGACGGCAGATCAGACAGCTTGGCACAGGCAACGTGAGCGTTTCAGCCGCCTTCTACCACGGGGGAAAATGGGTGGGCATGCTGGCAGTTTTGTCAGAAGCCCTCAAGGGGGTGGCGGCAGTTTTGCTTGCTCGCGCTTTCTTTCCCTTAGACCCGGTCTGGGAAATTGTTGCGCTGATTGCGCTGGTCATGGGTCGCTATTGGTTTGGTAAGGGCGCTGGAACGACCAACGTAGCTTGGGGATATGTGGCCCATGACCCGATTACGGCTGCACTGGTATTCGTAATTAGCGGAATTGGATTCACCATTCTGCGGGAACGGAAACAGGGACGATTGAGCGTTTTGGTTCTGTTCCCCTTAATTACAGCGCTCCGGCATCCCCAGGAGGGGGAATTGATCGGGGCAGCGATCGCCCTGGCAGTCCTATTAGGTTGGATTTACCGAAAAATTCCTGATGACTTAGACATGACACCAGACGCAGGACAGGCAGATTCACAGGGGGTATTTCGCTTTTTTCGGGGCGATCGCGCCGTCCAATCCTTAGACCAGGTGTTGGATGCCCGTAAAGCGGGGCACAAGGCAGCGACACTTTCCCAACTCAAGCGGCTCGGCTACCCTGTGCCGATGGGTTGGATACTGGTCCCTGGCGATGACCCAGACCCATTGTTTGAAATCCTCAAGCCATCACCCAAAGCGCCATTGGTGGTGCGATCGTCAGCGGTGGGAGAAGATTCCGAAACCGCATCGGCAGCAGGACAGTATGAAACCATCCTCAGCATTACCAGTCGTGAGCAGTTGATGCCTGCCATGCTCGCGTTGTTTTGCTTCCTACGAAGCCGCCTCAGCCGTGCAATATCGACGCGATCGCCAACTGCCCGAAGCTCCTATGGCCGTGCTGATTCAAAAGCAGGTGCGGGGGGCTTTTTCCGGTGTTGCCTTTAG
- a CDS encoding PEP/pyruvate-binding domain-containing protein, translating to MQYRRDRQLPEAPMAVLIQKQVRGAFSGVAFSRDPITRQGDAVAIEALPGSASQVVSGQVTPESYQVFVPEANFQAPPTPDSPTWVLPDDLNLPLEGTGDVPPRLIQQVALLARHLESHYHGIPQDIEWSYDGHQLWLLQSRPITTLLPIWTRKIAAEVIPGLICPLTWSINRPLTCGVWGNLFTLVLGDRARGLDFNETATLHYSRAYFNASLLGQIFRRMGLPPESLEFLTRGAKFSKPPLRSTLRNTPGLLRLCQRELNLEKDFQRDYQHKFAPALADLAQNSASTLSATALLNRIDAILELLKSATYYSILAPLSAALRKAIFKIQDEQLDNSDTPEVAALRSLQELAGEARKLLNQNWQGAEDSRQGAEDGENSIQHSTFNIQHSSSTPHTPHPTPLSTLSTIPAGQAILDQLNQLIERFGYLSEVGTDIAVPTWKEDPQPVRELFTQFCLNPPPEIPSSSRPQGKVQRVQRRFRLKGRVTEVYSRLLAELRWSFVALETLWLKSGLLSKPGDIFFLEFGEIRSLVETGEPGTGEREQVAALIAQRRSQLESDRQLETAPFLVYGDDPPAPIAPRHNWQATQRLQGIAASPGQAEGRVRVVRNLTDISDIDRTTILVVPYTDSGWAPLLARAGGLIAEVGGRLSHGAIVAREYRIPAVMDVHNATQLLQDGQQVRIDGQQGIVEIL from the coding sequence GTGCAATATCGACGCGATCGCCAACTGCCCGAAGCTCCTATGGCCGTGCTGATTCAAAAGCAGGTGCGGGGGGCTTTTTCCGGTGTTGCCTTTAGCCGCGATCCGATTACTAGACAAGGAGATGCGGTGGCGATCGAAGCGCTGCCCGGCAGTGCCTCCCAGGTTGTTTCTGGTCAAGTAACCCCCGAAAGTTACCAGGTGTTTGTCCCTGAGGCTAATTTCCAGGCTCCGCCGACGCCCGACTCTCCCACCTGGGTTTTGCCCGATGACTTGAATTTGCCCCTGGAAGGAACAGGTGACGTTCCCCCTCGGCTGATTCAACAGGTGGCATTGCTGGCGCGGCATCTGGAATCCCACTACCACGGCATTCCCCAGGATATCGAGTGGAGCTACGACGGGCATCAACTCTGGCTGCTGCAATCCCGCCCAATTACAACCCTGCTGCCGATCTGGACACGCAAAATTGCCGCCGAAGTCATTCCTGGGTTGATTTGTCCCCTTACCTGGTCGATTAACCGTCCCCTTACCTGTGGGGTGTGGGGGAATCTATTTACGTTGGTACTGGGCGATCGTGCCAGGGGGTTAGACTTCAACGAAACCGCGACGTTGCATTATTCCCGCGCCTACTTCAATGCCTCCCTACTGGGACAGATCTTTCGCCGGATGGGGTTGCCCCCCGAAAGTCTGGAGTTTTTGACCAGAGGTGCCAAATTCAGCAAACCGCCTCTGCGTTCTACCCTGCGAAACACACCTGGACTGCTGCGTTTATGCCAGCGCGAACTGAATCTGGAAAAAGACTTCCAACGCGATTATCAGCATAAATTTGCTCCTGCTCTTGCCGACCTGGCTCAGAATTCTGCCTCCACGCTGTCTGCAACCGCCCTGCTAAACCGGATTGATGCCATCCTGGAACTACTCAAATCGGCGACCTACTACAGCATTCTGGCTCCCCTCAGTGCTGCCCTCAGGAAAGCCATTTTCAAAATTCAGGATGAGCAACTGGATAACAGCGACACCCCCGAAGTGGCCGCGTTGCGATCGCTTCAGGAACTGGCAGGGGAAGCCCGAAAATTACTGAATCAGAACTGGCAGGGGGCAGAGGACAGCAGGCAGGGGGCAGAAGATGGGGAGAATTCAATTCAACATTCAACATTCAACATTCAACATTCTTCCTCCACACCCCACACCCCACACCCCACACCCCTTTCTACTCTGTCTACCATTCCCGCAGGACAGGCGATTCTTGACCAACTCAACCAACTGATTGAGCGCTTTGGCTACCTGAGTGAAGTTGGAACCGACATCGCGGTGCCGACGTGGAAGGAAGATCCCCAACCTGTGCGGGAACTGTTTACGCAGTTTTGTTTGAATCCTCCACCGGAGATACCGTCTTCTTCCCGTCCCCAGGGGAAGGTGCAACGGGTGCAACGACGATTTCGATTGAAGGGTAGGGTGACGGAGGTTTACAGTCGGTTGCTGGCAGAGTTGCGCTGGAGTTTTGTGGCACTGGAAACCCTGTGGCTAAAATCAGGCTTGCTATCCAAGCCGGGAGATATCTTTTTTCTAGAGTTTGGTGAAATTCGTTCGTTGGTTGAAACAGGAGAACCGGGAACAGGAGAACGGGAACAGGTGGCTGCGTTGATTGCCCAACGGCGATCGCAGTTAGAGTCCGATCGCCAACTTGAAACAGCACCGTTCCTGGTCTATGGAGATGATCCGCCCGCACCGATTGCCCCAAGGCACAACTGGCAAGCGACCCAGCGGCTACAGGGAATTGCAGCCAGCCCAGGGCAAGCAGAGGGACGAGTGCGCGTCGTTCGCAACCTGACGGATATTTCAGACATCGATCGAACTACAATCCTGGTTGTTCCCTATACGGATTCCGGTTGGGCACCCCTACTGGCTAGAGCAGGCGGGCTGATTGCTGAAGTGGGAGGGAGACTGTCCCACGGGGCGATCGTTGCAAGAGAGTACCGCATTCCTGCTGTGATGGATGTCCACAATGCCACCCAACTTTTACAGGATGGTCAACAGGTGCGGATCGATGGGCAACAGGGGATTGTAGAGATCTTGTAG
- a CDS encoding Ycf66 family protein, with product MVNVGLNIVSLLGILLALFGLLLPFLGASFRRPFRLENLIQDIILAFIYFLVGGILFFQGWRLDPVLQFMQVLLIGSTIYLTIKNIRVRR from the coding sequence ATGGTCAATGTGGGATTAAATATCGTCTCTCTACTTGGCATCCTTCTGGCACTGTTCGGCTTACTATTACCGTTTTTAGGAGCGTCCTTTCGCCGACCCTTCCGCCTGGAAAATCTGATTCAAGACATCATTCTTGCTTTCATCTATTTCCTTGTTGGTGGGATTCTGTTCTTTCAGGGGTGGCGTCTAGACCCAGTCCTCCAGTTTATGCAAGTGCTTCTGATTGGCTCGACGATTTACCTCACAATCAAAAATATTCGGGTTCGTCGCTAG
- a CDS encoding Uma2 family endonuclease, which translates to MVVTLDLRPTLELNDEQFEQICKQNPDLKFERTAKGELVVVALTGGETGRRNIKLSARLENWNEEANLGVAFDSSTGFRLPNGAIRSPDAAWVKQERWQALTPEQRKKYVPLCPDFVVELRSASAEIEEVQAKMREYLENGLQLGWLLDPETQTVEIYRPTQSVEVLHHSLQLSGEEVLPGFVLKLAGILTD; encoded by the coding sequence ATGGTTGTTACCTTAGACCTTCGCCCCACCCTGGAATTGAACGATGAACAGTTCGAGCAAATTTGCAAGCAAAACCCCGATTTGAAATTCGAGCGGACTGCAAAGGGAGAACTGGTTGTCGTGGCCCTAACAGGAGGTGAAACTGGCAGACGCAATATTAAGCTGAGTGCCCGTCTCGAAAATTGGAACGAAGAGGCGAATCTGGGGGTTGCTTTCGATTCCTCAACCGGATTTCGACTACCCAATGGTGCCATTCGTTCTCCTGATGCTGCCTGGGTCAAGCAGGAACGCTGGCAGGCGCTGACCCCAGAGCAACGGAAGAAATACGTCCCGCTTTGTCCTGATTTTGTGGTGGAATTACGGTCTGCCAGTGCTGAAATCGAAGAGGTGCAGGCAAAGATGCGGGAATACCTGGAAAATGGGTTGCAACTCGGTTGGTTGCTCGACCCGGAAACTCAAACGGTTGAAATCTATCGTCCAACCCAGTCTGTTGAGGTGCTTCATCATTCCCTTCAGTTGTCTGGAGAAGAAGTGCTACCAGGATTTGTGTTGAAGTTAGCTGGAATCCTCACGGATTGA
- a CDS encoding DUF72 domain-containing protein yields the protein MLLDSRPIYDVPDDPQLHSERRKPRLPLQLSLTAPFSLIRYISHPDLEMNRPFVQEWVNHVNDLVAPGNPDLFLCPLSSGGTIARKCAPFPPFAGATGCPSALAAVGCDR from the coding sequence GTGCTTCTGGACAGCCGCCCCATTTATGATGTACCCGATGATCCTCAGTTGCACTCAGAACGGCGTAAACCGCGCCTCCCCCTGCAACTTAGTCTCACGGCACCCTTCAGCCTGATTCGCTATATCAGCCATCCCGACCTGGAGATGAACCGACCGTTCGTGCAGGAATGGGTTAATCATGTGAATGACTTGGTTGCACCAGGGAACCCAGATTTATTTCTTTGTCCATTGTCCAGTGGAGGAACGATCGCCCGCAAATGCGCGCCATTTCCACCATTTGCTGGCGCAACAGGGTGCCCCAGTGCCCTTGCTGCCGTGGGATGTGATCGCTGA